The Vibrio tapetis subsp. tapetis genome segment CCAATCGACTTGTTGCATTCGAATATCAACCAACAAGTTACCATCTATATCATATTCTTCTCGTTGAATACTCTTCATTTCAAAGAAAGTACTACGAAAACGGCCTTGAAACTGTGGCGGGATTCGCAAACGATACTGAACCATCTGACTAGCAAGACGTTTCGTCAATGCTTCAAAAAGTAAATCGAGCCCAATGCCTTCCATCGCCGAAACCCAAACACGCTGAGGAACACCTTCCTCATCATATTCGATTCTCGGTTCTTGGCCTTCCATATTGTCGATTTTGTTCATCACAACTAAATATGGAACGTCATTCGCTTCAATTTCTTCTAAAACGATATCGACGGCTTGAATATTCTCACGAAAACGCTCATCACTGGCATCAACAACATGTAACAAAATGTCAGCTTCTTGCGTTTCTTGTAAGGTGGCCTTAAATGCTGCAACCAAATCATGAGGAAGATGACGAATAAACCCAACGGTATCTGCCAATATTGCTAAACCAACATCCGCCAGCTCCAACTTACGTAGGGTCGGGTCTAAGGTTGCAAACAATTGATCCGCAGCATAAACACCAGCGTCGGTAATACGGTTAAATAACGTCGATTTTCCTGCGTTGGTGTAACCAACAAGTGATATGGTTGGAATTTCCGCTCGGTTACGGGCTCGGCGGCCTTGTTCTCGCTGTTTCGACACTTTAGCCAAGCGACGAAGAATAGCTTTAATACGATCACGCAATAGACGTCGGTCAGTCTCTAGTTGAGTTTCACCCGGCCCACGTAAACCAATACCACCTTTTTGTCTCTCAAGGTGAGTCCAACCACGAATTAGCCTAGTCGAGATATGACGTAGTTGCGCCAACTCTACTTGCATTTTACCTTCATGAGTTCGAGCTCGTTGAGCAAATATATCTAGAATCAAACCAGTACGGTCCAATACACGACATTCAAAAAGCTGTTCTAAGTTACGTTCTTGGGCAGGAGAGAGGGCGTGATTGAAGATCACGATTTCGGCACCCGTAGTTTTCACTACTTGCGCGATCTCTTGAGCTTTACCCTCTCCAACATAGTATTTCGAGTGTGGGGCTTGACGACTGCCAGTCACGACTTGCAGTGTCTGCACCCCAGCAGAAGAAACTAGCATTTCACATTCAGCTAGATCTTCCCACTCGCCTTCTTGCGTGAAGTTGATATGAACAAGTACAGCCTGTTCACCGGCTTCATAACGGTCAAACAAGCATTCAACTCCTTACTAAAGTACTATTATTAATCTTCGGATTTCTCTTGTGGACGCTCTGATGGAGCGCGTTCTGTTGCACTGTGGTGCGTCACTGCACGAGCAGGAACTACAGTAGAAATCGCATGCTTATACACCATTTGATTCACAGTGTTTTTCAGCAGGATCACGAATTGATCGAAAGACTCAATCTGACCTTGAAGTTTGATACCGTTCACAAGGTAGATTGAAACTGGTACACGTTCACGACGAAGCGCGTTCAAAAACGGGTCTTGTAAAGACTGCCCCTTAGCCATTTTATTTTCCTTATTTGATTGTTGTTTTAGTATTATTTAGCTATTTAGTGAGCTGTTTCTTGCATCCAAGCTAAATGAAACATGCGCAAAAACGATCGCATTATACACGTGGAAACTAATCGGTTGCTATTGCGTCAGATAGAGTTTTAACCGCGTGTTCAATGTTTTCGCTATCCAACCAAGTTAAATTATCCCAGCTGCGCAACCAGGTAATTTGTCGCTTGGCCAATTGACGGGTTGCACAGACTCCGCGAAATACCGCTTCATCCAAACTGCAATTTCCGTCCAAATATTCCCACATCTGCCTATACCCAACACATCGAATAGATGGTAATTCTGGGTGAAGATCTGTTCTAGCGTATAACGCCTTCACTTCTTCTTCAAATCCTGCTTCGATCATTTTATCAAAACGTAATTCAATTCGGCGATGGAGCTCAGCCCTTTCCTTGGGAGCTATTGCAAACTGTTTAACTCTATATGGCAATGGTTCGCCTTTTTGTTGAGTTAACTCAGTTAAAGTTTTACCTGAAATTCTGTAAACTTCCAATGCCCTAGACAATCTTTGTGGATCGTTAGGATGGATTCTTTCCGCTGAAACAGGATCAATTGACTTTAATTCATCGTGCATCACCGCCCAACCATGCGTCAATGCTTGTTGTTCAATTTG includes the following:
- the hflX gene encoding ribosome rescue GTPase HflX, giving the protein MFDRYEAGEQAVLVHINFTQEGEWEDLAECEMLVSSAGVQTLQVVTGSRQAPHSKYYVGEGKAQEIAQVVKTTGAEIVIFNHALSPAQERNLEQLFECRVLDRTGLILDIFAQRARTHEGKMQVELAQLRHISTRLIRGWTHLERQKGGIGLRGPGETQLETDRRLLRDRIKAILRRLAKVSKQREQGRRARNRAEIPTISLVGYTNAGKSTLFNRITDAGVYAADQLFATLDPTLRKLELADVGLAILADTVGFIRHLPHDLVAAFKATLQETQEADILLHVVDASDERFRENIQAVDIVLEEIEANDVPYLVVMNKIDNMEGQEPRIEYDEEGVPQRVWVSAMEGIGLDLLFEALTKRLASQMVQYRLRIPPQFQGRFRSTFFEMKSIQREEYDIDGNLLVDIRMQQVDWSRLEKREGAVLSDFIVT
- the miaA gene encoding tRNA (adenosine(37)-N6)-dimethylallyltransferase MiaA codes for the protein MNNKQPLALFLMGPTASGKTDLAIRIRQKYPVEIISVDSALIYKDMDIGTAKPDEQELALAPHRLINILDPKDAYSAADFRRDAIIEMDRIVADGKIPMLVGGTMLYYKALLEGLSPLPAADPEIREQIEQQALTHGWAVMHDELKSIDPVSAERIHPNDPQRLSRALEVYRISGKTLTELTQQKGEPLPYRVKQFAIAPKERAELHRRIELRFDKMIEAGFEEEVKALYARTDLHPELPSIRCVGYRQMWEYLDGNCSLDEAVFRGVCATRQLAKRQITWLRSWDNLTWLDSENIEHAVKTLSDAIATD
- the hfq gene encoding RNA chaperone Hfq, with the protein product MAKGQSLQDPFLNALRRERVPVSIYLVNGIKLQGQIESFDQFVILLKNTVNQMVYKHAISTVVPARAVTHHSATERAPSERPQEKSED